From Caldicellulosiruptor hydrothermalis 108, a single genomic window includes:
- a CDS encoding ABC transporter permease has protein sequence MGKKSKLSLMNTANFQQIGLLIFIVGLSIVVQIRNPRFLTFENISDLLTNTAILAILTVGMMLVIVTRGIDLSVGSVLALAGMISALIVSKYQNVSPIVAILIGIFVGAICGVINGFLISKTNILPIIATLGTMNIYRGITYMISKGQWVSADEMPLSFKRIATGSILGINNLIVVAIITYIVFYYFVQHTRTGRQIYAIGSNPEAARISGINVSKLILTVYFLMGVLSGLAGVLWVSKFASAQSDTATGYEMNVIAAAVLGGVSIAGGSGRISGIILGTLLLGILNNALPLVNVSPFWQQAIQGFIILIAVIVNVLVRMNMEKAQLRRRGI, from the coding sequence ATGGGGAAAAAATCAAAACTTTCATTAATGAACACAGCTAATTTTCAGCAGATAGGGTTATTAATTTTTATAGTTGGGCTTTCGATAGTTGTTCAAATTCGAAATCCGCGATTTTTAACATTTGAAAATATTAGTGATCTACTTACGAATACTGCTATACTGGCTATATTAACGGTTGGAATGATGCTTGTTATTGTTACAAGAGGTATTGATTTGTCAGTAGGTTCTGTTTTAGCTCTCGCGGGAATGATATCGGCATTAATAGTTAGTAAATATCAAAATGTTTCACCTATCGTTGCTATATTAATTGGAATTTTTGTAGGTGCAATTTGTGGTGTAATAAATGGTTTCTTGATATCAAAGACTAATATATTACCAATAATAGCTACTTTAGGAACGATGAATATTTATAGAGGTATTACATACATGATAAGTAAGGGTCAGTGGGTAAGTGCTGATGAGATGCCACTAAGTTTTAAAAGAATAGCTACGGGAAGTATACTTGGAATAAATAATTTGATAGTTGTAGCGATAATTACATATATAGTTTTCTATTATTTCGTCCAGCATACGAGAACAGGTCGGCAAATATATGCTATTGGAAGCAATCCAGAAGCAGCTCGGATAAGTGGTATAAATGTATCAAAATTGATTCTTACAGTGTATTTCCTGATGGGGGTATTGTCGGGTTTGGCAGGTGTTTTATGGGTTTCCAAATTTGCTTCTGCTCAAAGTGATACTGCTACAGGCTATGAAATGAATGTAATTGCAGCAGCAGTATTAGGAGGAGTTAGTATAGCAGGGGGGTCAGGCAGAATTTCTGGCATAATATTAGGAACTCTCCTTTTGGGAATTTTAAATAATGCACTACCTTTAGTAAATGTTTCTCCGTTTTGGCAGCAAGCAATACAAGGGTTTATTATACTTATTGCGGTGATCGTAAATGTTTTGGTAAGAATGAACATGGAAAAAGCTCAGTTAAGAAGGAGAGGGATATAA
- a CDS encoding ABC transporter permease: MKNVDTNLNSTSLKSILYRWEIVLIILLVVVNIINSSISPYYLNARNLLDATTTFLDKAFIVFPMIMVLILGEIDISVGSIVALSSVIMGVLYKSGIPMVISILVCIVLGALCGFFNGYLLSKFNLSSIIVTLSTMIIYRGIAYIILEDQAAGDFPEWFGFFGWGYVGVIPFILICFIITAIVFGLLLHKTTFGRYIYAIGNNITASRFSGVKVDKVKIIVFTLNGLMAAITAIFLTSRMGNTRPNIALGYELDIITMAVFGGVSTAGGKGNIFGPILAIFVIGLLQYGLGLINVPSTTMLVIVGSLLILSVLITNLRFKKA; encoded by the coding sequence TTGAAAAATGTCGATACTAATTTAAATTCAACATCTTTAAAATCAATTTTGTACAGATGGGAAATAGTCTTGATCATTTTATTAGTTGTGGTAAATATTATAAATTCATCTATTTCCCCTTATTACTTGAATGCACGAAACTTACTTGATGCAACAACTACTTTTTTAGATAAAGCTTTTATAGTTTTTCCAATGATAATGGTCTTGATATTAGGAGAAATTGATATATCAGTTGGTTCTATTGTTGCTTTAAGCTCCGTGATAATGGGTGTTCTTTATAAAAGTGGTATTCCTATGGTAATTTCGATTTTAGTATGTATAGTGTTAGGTGCTTTATGTGGATTTTTCAATGGGTATTTACTTTCAAAGTTCAATTTGTCATCAATTATTGTTACACTCTCAACAATGATAATATATAGAGGAATAGCTTACATAATTTTAGAAGACCAAGCAGCCGGAGATTTTCCTGAATGGTTTGGTTTTTTTGGTTGGGGATATGTAGGTGTAATACCATTTATTTTAATATGTTTTATAATTACCGCTATTGTTTTTGGTTTATTGCTTCATAAGACAACTTTTGGAAGATATATCTACGCGATTGGAAATAATATCACTGCAAGTAGGTTTTCAGGTGTGAAAGTTGATAAAGTAAAAATTATAGTGTTTACTTTGAATGGATTAATGGCAGCAATAACTGCAATATTTTTAACGTCGAGAATGGGTAATACTCGCCCAAACATTGCATTGGGGTATGAATTAGATATTATAACAATGGCTGTGTTTGGGGGAGTAAGTACAGCTGGTGGGAAAGGGAATATATTTGGTCCGATTTTAGCAATATTTGTTATTGGCCTTCTGCAATATGGATTAGGGCTGATAAATGTTCCATCAACAACAATGCTTGTAATTGTAGGTTCTCTATTGATTTTATCAGTTTTAATTACTAATTTACGGTTTAAAAAAGCTTAG
- the rhaS gene encoding rhamnose ABC transporter substrate-binding protein: MRKSKKLVSIVLVCVLVLSLVLVSIPFVNKIDTFGAKSFAAQKSTRKASAGKKRIAIIVKNAGNPYNEKEAEGFSKALKELGDTVIVQAPAQPTAEAQIQIIQQLIAQRVDCIAIAANDPDALQPALQKAMKSGIKVLSLDSAVNPKSRMVHVNQADPELIGRTLIQAMYQMIGGKGEFAILSATSQATNQNTWIKWMKEELKNPKYKNMKLVKIAYGDDLRDKSVSETEGLLKSFPNLKGIIAPTTVGMAAAGKVLTDKGLKGKVKLTGLGLPSEMAEYIKNGVCPWMYLWNPIDLGYLAGYVADALARGKITGKLGEKLKAGRLGEKQVVKALDGGTEIRLGAPFKFDKSNIDYWAKVY, encoded by the coding sequence ATGAGAAAATCTAAAAAACTGGTAAGTATTGTTTTGGTTTGTGTTTTGGTGTTGTCTTTAGTATTGGTTTCCATTCCGTTTGTTAATAAGATTGATACTTTTGGTGCAAAATCTTTTGCAGCTCAAAAATCTACAAGGAAAGCATCTGCAGGTAAAAAGAGAATAGCAATTATTGTAAAAAATGCTGGTAACCCTTATAATGAAAAAGAAGCAGAAGGGTTTTCTAAAGCTTTAAAAGAATTAGGTGATACTGTTATTGTTCAAGCACCAGCTCAACCTACAGCCGAGGCTCAAATTCAAATAATTCAACAATTAATTGCTCAGAGAGTTGACTGCATAGCAATTGCAGCTAATGATCCAGATGCATTGCAACCAGCTTTACAAAAGGCTATGAAAAGCGGTATTAAAGTTTTATCATTGGATTCAGCTGTAAATCCAAAAAGTAGAATGGTCCATGTAAACCAAGCTGATCCAGAGTTGATTGGAAGAACATTAATCCAAGCTATGTACCAAATGATAGGTGGGAAGGGTGAATTTGCAATTTTAAGTGCTACATCTCAAGCTACAAATCAAAACACATGGATTAAGTGGATGAAAGAAGAGTTAAAGAATCCAAAATATAAAAATATGAAATTAGTGAAAATAGCTTATGGTGATGATTTGAGAGACAAGAGCGTTTCTGAAACAGAAGGGTTGCTTAAATCGTTCCCAAATCTGAAAGGGATAATTGCTCCTACAACCGTTGGAATGGCAGCAGCAGGTAAAGTATTAACTGATAAAGGATTAAAGGGTAAAGTAAAATTAACAGGGTTAGGTCTTCCAAGTGAAATGGCTGAATATATCAAAAATGGTGTGTGCCCATGGATGTATTTATGGAATCCTATAGATTTGGGTTATTTAGCGGGATATGTTGCTGACGCTTTAGCAAGAGGAAAAATCACTGGCAAGTTAGGAGAAAAACTTAAAGCAGGTAGATTAGGTGAAAAACAAGTTGTGAAAGCTCTTGATGGTGGTACAGAAATTCGTCTTGGAGCACCTTTTAAGTTTGATAAGAGCAATATAGATTACTGGGCAAAAGTATATTAA
- a CDS encoding L-rhamnose mutarotase, with the protein MNKSNKYAWTWRIKEEYLDEYVRMHENPWPEVLEEHKKAGIRNYSIFQNGNQFFYCFECDDVKAAFDYLSKSEICQKWNSITSKMVEGSFDLSDENTIRPLKEIFYLE; encoded by the coding sequence ATGAATAAAAGTAATAAATATGCGTGGACATGGAGAATAAAAGAAGAGTATTTAGATGAATATGTCAGAATGCATGAGAATCCATGGCCAGAAGTGTTAGAAGAACATAAAAAGGCGGGTATTCGCAATTATTCAATTTTTCAAAATGGTAATCAGTTTTTTTATTGTTTTGAATGTGATGATGTAAAAGCTGCTTTTGATTACCTCTCAAAAAGCGAAATATGCCAAAAATGGAATTCAATAACTTCAAAAATGGTTGAAGGTTCCTTTGACCTTTCAGATGAGAATACTATTAGGCCATTAAAGGAAATATTTTATTTGGAATAA
- a CDS encoding beta-galactosidase has protein sequence MDTKKYVELDEQGIKIGNEYKILLCSSLFYFRIPKAEWEDRIRKIKMAGYNCLDVYFPWNYHEEEEGKWNFEGEKNVEGFLEIVKKYKMYVIARPGPYICSEWDLGGLPAYLLTKEGIRLRDENAVYLSYVEKWFDKIMPIIHKYQLTEEGTIIAVQIENELDFYNCKNRKGYMKSLLELTKKYNIEVPIVACAGQGDIEGATGLVEGIVPTFNFYPSIKDPSIEAKIYYYLDYVRRKNLPLLITETGREHFLLKRLLASGAKLIGAYNQVGGTNFEFYNAVNNWGEPLSLIACDYDFNSLISAFGEINEKEFVEARVLSKIINSLGELIAASSIEINNSVEVEIEKGELCPITRIINLNGYGKMASLVNVADGDAVVKIKMKNDLLPYESELSVRPLACRYVFLDLDLKKWGINGKILFSSAEPCFIDAISDETVMVFYTPDEKSEITLVIEEIEKIEGDVDVSNVVTFRFKKEESGRSITIVLKNGKKLKLIGLDKISAAKLEGIDENGNLIYLENFENQAIVAGENLRSVRVTFENRLNELLYAQKVAENHKPVFLEQAGIERGWGWYDLKFNTTNTDEFKGIVIDNASDILSMFVDKHFLGTFINGGDYLYIDSPLKVEGKEIEIFIKSEIWGHCNFDDIRKKSLRLHSLKGLSDVSLIKDVIDITQNWYLYKDTNFDHPPIYTNFGSRLNSNKGFKDCYYKEIFVDENTETLYLWFKNFQCRGVLYINDKCVGEIDKYYQFFNVTEYIKKGSINNIKVIVEKNYYDETAGKVYMLKGIKSRECTISGLSAHNLYKLSIDAKERSNELALPLVLGEDNSAIVYIEPSYKDAYKKIKAIFKGENIKITAITQNKVIGRIWTDEMINKSFLRGGKPDVLYIPKERLDENNSNFILYLEKIRKGQKGILHAIELKFMR, from the coding sequence ATGGACACCAAAAAATACGTTGAACTTGATGAGCAGGGGATCAAAATAGGGAATGAATATAAAATCTTGTTATGTTCTTCACTCTTTTATTTTCGCATTCCTAAAGCCGAATGGGAAGACAGAATAAGAAAAATAAAAATGGCAGGCTATAATTGCTTGGATGTATATTTCCCGTGGAATTATCATGAGGAAGAAGAAGGAAAATGGAATTTTGAAGGAGAAAAAAACGTTGAAGGATTTTTAGAAATAGTTAAAAAATACAAAATGTATGTGATTGCAAGACCAGGGCCTTATATATGTTCAGAGTGGGACTTAGGTGGGCTACCTGCATATTTACTCACAAAAGAAGGTATTCGGTTGAGAGATGAAAATGCAGTTTATTTGAGTTATGTAGAGAAATGGTTTGATAAAATAATGCCGATAATACATAAGTATCAGTTGACAGAAGAAGGAACTATAATTGCAGTTCAAATAGAAAATGAATTAGATTTTTACAATTGCAAAAATAGAAAAGGTTATATGAAGAGTTTATTGGAGCTTACAAAAAAGTACAATATAGAAGTACCAATAGTTGCTTGTGCAGGCCAGGGAGATATAGAAGGAGCAACCGGTCTTGTAGAAGGTATTGTTCCTACGTTTAATTTTTATCCCTCTATAAAAGACCCTTCTATTGAGGCAAAAATATATTATTATCTTGATTATGTCAGAAGAAAAAATCTACCACTCTTAATTACTGAAACAGGAAGAGAACATTTCTTGCTAAAGAGACTTTTAGCAAGCGGAGCTAAACTTATAGGAGCTTATAATCAAGTCGGTGGTACAAACTTTGAATTTTACAATGCAGTGAATAACTGGGGAGAACCACTTTCATTAATAGCATGCGATTATGATTTCAATTCTCTTATTTCAGCTTTCGGAGAAATTAATGAAAAGGAATTTGTAGAGGCACGGGTATTGAGTAAAATAATAAATTCCTTAGGTGAGTTAATTGCTGCCTCAAGTATAGAAATTAACAATTCAGTTGAAGTGGAAATTGAAAAAGGGGAATTATGTCCAATTACAAGGATAATTAACCTAAATGGATATGGAAAAATGGCTTCATTGGTAAATGTTGCAGACGGAGATGCAGTTGTAAAAATAAAAATGAAAAATGATTTATTGCCATATGAATCTGAATTGTCGGTAAGACCACTTGCATGCCGGTATGTATTTTTAGATCTGGATCTTAAAAAATGGGGAATAAACGGAAAAATACTTTTTTCTTCAGCTGAGCCATGCTTTATTGACGCTATAAGTGATGAAACGGTAATGGTGTTCTACACACCTGATGAAAAAAGCGAAATAACATTAGTGATTGAGGAAATAGAGAAGATAGAAGGAGATGTTGATGTTTCAAACGTGGTAACTTTTAGATTTAAGAAAGAAGAGAGTGGAAGATCAATTACAATTGTACTGAAAAATGGGAAAAAGTTAAAATTAATAGGTCTTGATAAGATAAGTGCTGCAAAACTTGAAGGTATTGATGAAAATGGGAATTTGATTTATCTTGAGAATTTTGAAAATCAAGCTATAGTTGCTGGAGAAAATTTGAGAAGTGTCAGGGTCACGTTTGAGAATAGATTAAATGAACTTTTATATGCTCAAAAAGTGGCAGAGAATCATAAGCCTGTGTTTTTAGAACAGGCTGGTATAGAAAGAGGATGGGGATGGTATGATTTAAAATTTAACACAACAAATACAGATGAATTTAAAGGGATTGTGATAGATAACGCAAGTGACATTTTATCAATGTTTGTGGATAAGCATTTTTTAGGCACTTTTATAAATGGAGGAGATTACTTGTATATAGACTCACCGCTTAAAGTAGAGGGTAAGGAGATAGAAATTTTCATTAAATCAGAGATATGGGGCCATTGCAATTTTGATGATATTAGAAAAAAATCGCTTAGATTGCATTCTTTAAAGGGCTTAAGTGATGTAAGTTTAATCAAGGATGTGATAGATATTACTCAAAACTGGTATCTCTATAAGGATACAAATTTCGACCATCCACCAATCTATACTAACTTCGGAAGCAGATTGAATTCTAATAAAGGCTTTAAAGATTGTTATTATAAAGAGATTTTTGTAGATGAAAATACTGAAACTTTATACCTTTGGTTCAAAAACTTTCAATGCAGAGGAGTACTTTATATCAATGATAAATGTGTGGGGGAAATAGATAAATACTATCAATTTTTCAATGTCACTGAGTATATCAAAAAAGGTTCAATTAACAACATAAAAGTGATTGTAGAAAAAAACTATTATGATGAGACTGCAGGGAAAGTTTATATGCTGAAGGGAATAAAGAGTAGAGAATGCACAATTTCAGGTTTATCTGCTCATAATTTATATAAGTTAAGTATAGATGCAAAAGAAAGATCAAATGAACTTGCTTTACCACTTGTGTTAGGTGAAGATAATTCGGCCATAGTTTACATTGAACCTTCTTATAAAGATGCCTATAAAAAGATTAAGGCTATTTTTAAAGGAGAAAACATAAAGATTACAGCAATTACCCAAAATAAAGTTATTGGGAGAATATGGACTGATGAGATGATTAACAAATCCTTTTTAAGAGGGGGAAAACCCGATGTTTTATACATACCTAAGGAGAGATTAGATGAAAATAATAGTAATTTTATACTATATTTAGAGAAAATAAGAAAGGGACAAAAAGGAATATTACACGCTATAGAACTTAAATTTATGCGATAA
- a CDS encoding ABC transporter permease: MNLPANSSRMSYKSKSRFSKLRNSKTLLLMCMPAIIFFFVFSYIPMPGLYIAFVDYRYDLGIFKSPFVGLSNFKFLVISGDLWRLTRNTVLYNIAFILVGSIVEILIAILLNEIAAQRYRKVTQTIMLFPNFISYVLVGLIAYNFLNYDYGVINNLLKNFGAEPIDFYSNPNLWPFIIVATRIWKGAGYGSVIYFATITNIDPEIIESALIDGASTFQKIRYIILPLLKPTFVILLLFSLGGILRGDFGLFYNLVGSNNSILFEKTDIIETFVFRSLMNNFNFSLASAVSFYQSVFGFFIVTFANWLIKKIEPEYALF, from the coding sequence ATGAATTTACCAGCTAATAGTTCAAGAATGAGTTACAAATCAAAAAGCAGATTTTCTAAATTGAGGAACAGTAAAACCTTATTACTTATGTGCATGCCTGCGATAATATTCTTCTTTGTTTTTTCATATATTCCTATGCCTGGTTTATATATTGCTTTTGTTGACTATCGATATGATTTAGGAATATTTAAAAGCCCCTTCGTTGGATTAAGTAATTTCAAATTTCTGGTAATATCAGGAGATTTATGGAGGCTAACACGAAATACAGTTCTTTATAACATAGCTTTTATTTTAGTTGGTAGTATTGTCGAGATACTAATAGCTATACTACTTAACGAAATAGCAGCGCAGAGATATAGAAAAGTAACTCAAACAATTATGTTGTTTCCAAATTTCATTTCATATGTTTTGGTTGGACTGATAGCTTACAATTTTTTAAATTACGACTATGGTGTTATTAACAATTTATTAAAAAATTTTGGGGCAGAACCAATAGACTTTTATTCAAACCCTAATTTATGGCCATTTATAATTGTGGCAACTAGGATTTGGAAAGGTGCTGGATATGGTTCAGTAATCTATTTTGCAACCATTACAAATATAGACCCTGAAATAATAGAGTCAGCATTAATTGATGGAGCAAGTACATTTCAAAAGATAAGATACATTATATTGCCACTCTTGAAGCCGACATTTGTTATCTTACTTTTATTCTCACTTGGAGGTATTCTCAGAGGTGATTTTGGATTATTTTACAACTTAGTAGGTTCAAACAATTCAATACTTTTTGAAAAAACAGATATCATAGAAACATTCGTTTTTAGATCACTCATGAACAATTTTAATTTCTCACTTGCAAGTGCTGTAAGCTTTTATCAATCAGTATTTGGGTTTTTTATAGTAACCTTTGCAAACTGGCTCATTAAGAAGATTGAACCAGAATATGCTCTGTTTTAA
- a CDS encoding carbohydrate ABC transporter permease, translated as MEVSSKETRIQQDTSGIVIKIVAYIFITLFTLACLIPFIIVISTSFTSESYIIKHGYQLIPRQFTVFAYKLIAADPQYLIGSYVVTILNTLIGTTVGLFLIAMTGYALQRPDFPYRNTISFYIYFTTLFSGGLVPYYLLVTQVLHLKDNYLAILLPSLMSPWLIILMKNFMKSIPHSITESAKIDGAGDFTIFVRIILPMAKPALATVGLFLALGYWNEWYNAMLFLSSSVKYVPLQLFLYNVVSKADFIRNSAAAANVPPQDIPMESMKMATAVAATGPIILVYPFVQKYFIKGITVGAVKG; from the coding sequence ATGGAAGTTAGTAGTAAAGAAACAAGAATTCAGCAGGATACCTCGGGAATTGTGATTAAGATTGTAGCGTACATTTTTATAACTTTATTTACATTAGCCTGTTTAATTCCATTTATAATTGTTATTTCAACCTCATTTACTTCAGAAAGTTACATCATTAAACATGGATATCAACTTATTCCACGTCAATTTACTGTATTTGCATATAAATTAATTGCAGCTGACCCGCAGTATTTAATAGGGTCTTACGTAGTTACAATACTCAATACTTTAATAGGAACCACAGTTGGACTATTCTTGATAGCAATGACTGGTTATGCTCTTCAGAGACCAGATTTTCCATACAGAAACACAATTTCATTCTACATTTACTTCACCACATTATTTTCAGGTGGATTAGTCCCATATTATCTTTTGGTGACTCAAGTTTTGCACTTGAAAGATAATTATTTGGCAATATTGTTACCTTCACTTATGAGCCCGTGGCTGATCATTTTAATGAAGAATTTCATGAAATCTATTCCTCACTCCATAACTGAATCAGCAAAAATAGACGGAGCAGGTGATTTTACAATATTTGTACGTATAATTCTACCAATGGCAAAACCTGCACTAGCGACAGTTGGACTGTTTTTAGCTCTTGGTTACTGGAATGAATGGTACAACGCAATGCTCTTTTTGTCAAGTTCAGTTAAATATGTACCTTTACAACTCTTTCTTTATAACGTTGTAAGTAAAGCTGATTTCATAAGAAATTCAGCAGCTGCAGCAAATGTACCACCTCAAGATATACCCATGGAATCTATGAAAATGGCAACTGCGGTAGCAGCGACAGGTCCGATTATTTTGGTTTACCCATTTGTTCAAAAATATTTTATAAAAGGTATCACTGTAGGAGCTGTAAAAGGTTAA
- a CDS encoding ABC transporter substrate-binding protein, with the protein MKVLSKLVAIVLVIALIGGMFIVSSTGKAASNVPKNFVKVTYLMLGDPPTNGQLEKVSAEWNKVLKKKVNANLELKFTGWADWYTKYNMILASGEPIDLITSADDWLDLWPNAARGAFKPLDDLLPKYAPITWKSVPQSHWKLCKYNGKIIAIPEDQFTQWVNHGFFYRGDWARQAGIKLPIKDFETIEKYLDWIKKNKPGVIPWDAAVSIGQEIWDGWVESHTDAIGLPFGTGYHRIFWGKSAKDWATVYSPIFDNTMIEYAKMMKRWSDKGYFRKDVLTYKGDTRSALKEGKTGLDEHHTQTYLGLRVDMDKKQPGSDLQFFPWCYTRGNLVRLSILHGATCVGRNSKNPERALMVYDLIRNDPQVYRLVNYGIEGVQYILKKKNGVLVRATPPNYDENKHAFWSNFWGGRNDKLEIPSENTPIEIRNQLWGYFDKIAKDFPYTGWAFDPKPIQAELAALSNITNTYGPAISFGKVKDPVKAVQEYRNRLKAAGYDKALKEVQKQLLKFKKQMANQ; encoded by the coding sequence ATGAAGGTCTTATCAAAATTAGTAGCGATTGTTTTGGTTATTGCTTTGATTGGTGGAATGTTTATTGTAAGTTCAACAGGTAAGGCTGCTTCAAATGTGCCCAAGAATTTTGTCAAAGTGACTTATCTGATGTTAGGTGACCCGCCCACAAATGGCCAGCTTGAAAAGGTATCTGCTGAATGGAACAAGGTGCTTAAGAAAAAGGTAAATGCGAACTTGGAACTTAAATTTACTGGTTGGGCCGATTGGTATACTAAATATAATATGATTTTGGCTTCAGGTGAACCTATTGATTTAATAACAAGTGCTGACGACTGGCTTGATTTGTGGCCAAATGCCGCAAGAGGTGCATTTAAACCGTTGGATGATTTGCTTCCTAAATATGCACCGATTACTTGGAAAAGCGTACCTCAGTCTCATTGGAAACTCTGTAAATATAATGGCAAAATTATTGCAATTCCAGAAGATCAATTCACTCAATGGGTAAATCATGGATTCTTTTACAGAGGGGATTGGGCAAGACAAGCAGGTATCAAATTGCCTATCAAAGACTTTGAGACCATCGAAAAATATCTTGACTGGATAAAGAAAAATAAGCCTGGCGTAATTCCATGGGATGCAGCTGTTTCTATTGGTCAGGAAATTTGGGATGGCTGGGTTGAGTCACATACGGATGCAATAGGTCTTCCATTTGGAACAGGTTATCATAGAATTTTCTGGGGCAAGTCAGCAAAAGACTGGGCTACTGTTTATTCACCAATATTTGATAATACTATGATTGAATATGCAAAAATGATGAAGAGATGGTCAGACAAAGGGTATTTTAGGAAGGATGTCTTAACATATAAAGGAGACACAAGAAGTGCACTGAAAGAAGGAAAAACAGGGTTAGATGAACATCATACACAAACGTACCTAGGTTTAAGGGTTGATATGGATAAAAAGCAGCCAGGTTCAGATTTACAATTCTTCCCATGGTGTTATACAAGGGGTAATTTAGTGAGACTTTCAATTTTGCATGGTGCAACTTGTGTTGGCCGAAACAGCAAAAATCCTGAGAGAGCGTTAATGGTTTACGATTTGATACGAAATGATCCTCAGGTTTATAGGCTTGTCAACTATGGAATAGAAGGTGTTCAATATATTCTAAAGAAGAAAAACGGAGTTTTAGTCAGAGCAACGCCGCCAAATTATGACGAGAACAAACACGCTTTCTGGTCGAACTTCTGGGGTGGCAGGAATGATAAATTAGAGATTCCAAGCGAAAATACTCCTATTGAGATAAGAAATCAATTGTGGGGGTATTTTGACAAGATTGCCAAAGACTTCCCATATACCGGCTGGGCGTTTGATCCAAAACCAATTCAAGCAGAGTTAGCAGCACTTTCAAACATTACTAATACCTATGGACCTGCTATTAGCTTTGGTAAAGTGAAAGATCCTGTAAAGGCAGTGCAAGAGTATAGAAATAGGTTAAAAGCTGCTGGTTATGATAAGGCTTTAAAAGAAGTTCAAAAACAACTTCTCAAGTTTAAGAAACAGATGGCAAACCAATAA